A region of the Mesoterricola sediminis genome:
GCCGGCGCCGGGGCCCTGGCCCGGCTCGCGGGCGTGGAGCACCTGGAACTGACGGGCGTGTATGCGGCCTGCGAGGCGGCCGGCATTCCCTGCGGCGCCGTCCTCGCGGTGGCCAACCGGGTGGGCCCCGCCGCCCACGCCGAGTGGCGGGCCCACCACGCCGAGGCGAGCCGGTCCCTCCTGGCGGCCCTGGCGCGCCTGGGGCTCTTCGGACCGGCCTAGACAGGCTCCGCAACGTTGCCTGAATCATCCGAGGGGAGCGGCCGCTGCACGTCCATCGGGGGCATCGCCCCCTAGGGCGTCGGGAAGGCAGTGCCTTCCCGACGGTCGCCCCCTGGGGGCCCCAGGCCGCTCGCAGCCGCGTCGGGGCGCGCGGCCCACCCCGTCAACCGGCCTTCCCAGCCGCGGCCGGTGGAGACCAGCCACCCCCCCGGCACCGCCTCGGCCCGGACGCCCAGGCTGTCGCCGGTGACGAACACCTGGGCGCCGGCCAGGGTGTCCAGCGTGGCGGCATGGGGATGGCCGAAGCGGTTGCCCCGCCCGGCGGTGACCAGGACGACGGGGGCCCCCAGGGCCTCGGCCCAGGCGCGGCCGGTGGCGCTGCGGCTGCCGTGGTGGCCGGCCTTGAGGAGCCGGTGGGGCGGGCCGGGCCCGGGGTCCCCCAGGTCCAGGAGGTCCGCTTCCTGGAGGGCCAGGGCGTCCCCCATGAGCCAGGTCTCGTGCGCCCCCCAGCGGATCCGCAGGACCAGGGAGTTCATGTTCACGTCCGGCAGGCGGAGGGGGCCCGGCGGCCAACGCACCGAAAAGGCCGCGGCCCCCCGGGTCCAGGCCGCCCCCCGGGCCAGGCTCCGGGGGTCCGTTCCGGGGGGCTGGAAGGGGGCCCAGGGCGGCGCCGCCATGGCGGGCCGGGCGACGCTGGCCAGGGGCCACAGGCGGGCGAGGGTCATCCACCCGCCCGCGTGGTCCAGGTGGGGGTGGGTCAGGACCAGATGGACGGGTTCCCGGACCCCCCGCCGGCTCAGCACCCGGACAATCCGGCGCGCGGCCCAGGGATCCGGTCCCGCATCCACCAGGGTGGCCTCGCCGCCGGGGGCCCGCACGAGGATCGCATCCCCCTGCCCCACATCGATGGCCTCGAGGCTGAAGGTGGCCGGCGGCGCGCCGGTCCCGCCCCGGGCGAGGAGCAGGAGGGACCCCAGGACCAGGGCCGCCGCCAGGGCGCGGGTGCGGCGGAAGGCGCTGGCCGCCTGACCCAACAGCAACCAGCCGGCTCCCAGGGCCAGCCAGGGCGGCAACCACCCGGTGGCCAGGGGGGTGATGCGGGCGAAGGCTGGCACCAGGGTCCCGCCCAGCCAGCCCAGGACGGCCCCCAGGGCCTCCACGAGGCCCGGCGCGGGCGCCAGGGTGAGGAGGAGGCAGGCCGGGACCAGGCACGAGACCAGGGGCAGCACCAGGAGGTTGGCGAGGGGCCCCCCCAGGGGGGCGCCCCCGTGCAGGACGGCGAGCAGCGGCAGGGTGGAAAGCCAGGGGGCGAGAAGGGCTGCCGCCGGGTCCGCCCAGCGGCCCGCGAGGGGCCCCAGGAGTCCCGCGACGGGCTCCCGGGCCCACAGCAGGCCCGCCAGCGCCCCCCAGGACAGGAGGAAGCCCGGATCGCAGCCCGAGGCGGGGCGGATCAGGATCCAGGCCGCCAGGGCCCCGTGGAGGGCCAGGACGGGGGGCGCCTTCCAGCCCGTCGCCCGGCCCGCGGCCCAGGCGAAGCCCATGAGCAGCCCCCGCCACACCGGGGCGCTGAAGCCCGTGGCGAGGGCGTAGGCCAGCCCGGCGCCGGCGGCGGCCCAGGCGCCCCCGGGACCCCGGAGGCGCCGCCAGAGCGCCTCCGCGGCGCCCATCACGAGGGTCAGGTGGAGGCCGGACACCACGAGCACGTGCACCGTGCCGCTCTCGGCGAAGGGGGTGAAGGCCTCCGGCGAGGCCGGCGGGATGGCCAGGGCCATGGCCCCCCACAGGTCGCGGCCGGGCCCCCGCAGGGGCAGGGCCTCGAACCGGGACCGGACCCAGGCCCGGAGCCGCAGGAGGGGCCCGGGCCGGGGCGGGCCCAGGGGCGCCAGGCAGGCCCCCGAGGCCAGCCGGACGAACCGGGCCGGGCCGGCGTCCCGGGCCCGCCAGAGGGGCCGCTCAGCGAGGAAGGCCGGCGCGGGCGCCACCCGCTCCAGGGCGCCCCGGAAGACGACGGGGGTGCCCGGCCCCGGGGGCGGCGCGCTCCGGGCCGGCACCGAGACCCCCACCCGGAGGCCTTCGAGGGGCCCGGTCCCGGCCACTTCCGCCCGCAGGGACCGGCCCCGGAGGGTCCAGGGGGTGGCGACGCGCCCCCGGACCTCCTGGAAGCCTTCGGGCAGGGCGGCCTCCCGCCGCGCCTCCCCGGCGAGGGCGCCCAGGACGCCCCAGGCCAGGGCCGCCGCCAGCGCCACCCCGTTCCCGCGCCGCCGCAGGGCGAAGGGGGCCGTGGCCAGGACCGCCGCCCAGCCGAGGACCTGGAGGCCGGGGACGACCTCCCCGCTCCAGGCCTCCGGAAGGAGCCACGGCACCGAACAGGCCGCCGCAAGCGCCCAGGCCGGCCCCCAGAGGCCCGCGCCGCTCCACCGGCGCCAGAGGGATTCCCGGTCCAGCATGGTGTCCGAGTCTAGGCCCGGGAGGATCCATGGCAAGATGGAGGTTCATGCCGGAAAACAACCGATGATGCCACGTCCCTTGCGCCCCGCGATCCTGTTCGCCGCCGGCTGTTCGCTGGCCGCCTGGAGCCCCACCTTCCATGAGGCCCAGACGACCAAGGCCGCCCGCCTCCTGCCCGCGGGCATGGCCCGCTTCCTGGAGGACCACCGGCGCGACCTCCTCGCCGGGGCCCGGGGCCAGCACAACGACCAGGTCCCCACCGTGGAGGACGTGGAGGAGCAGTTCCGCCGCGTCGTGGCCCTCTCGGAGGAGCGGAAGCGGCCCGAGCGCATCGCGCGGGAGCTGGGGGTCCTGGCCCACCAGGTCCAGCTCCTCACGGATCCTTCGGCCGTCAAGGGCGTCACGCCCCTCCGGGAATCCTTCCAGGCCTACGGCGAGGAGAAGCTGGCCCGGCTCGTGCTGAGCCGGGAGCCCTTCTGGGCCGTGGCGGCGCCCCTGGACCCCCGGCCCAAGCTGCTGGAATGGGCCCGCACCAAGTTCGAGCGGCACGAGGCCCTCCAGGCCTGGTTCGACGAGGGCACCGGCCGGAGGAAGGGCGGCTGGGACGAACTGTCCGTCCCCTTCGCCCAGCTCCAGCTGGCGTATTCCAACGGCATCCACGCCACCGCCAACCTGTGGATCCAGCTCTGGCGGGCGGTCGGCGACCTCTGGGTGCCCCAGGCCGACGAAATCCACCCCGGCCGATAGCCGTTTCTTGCTATCGTTCATTATCAACCTGGAGTGGAAATGGCCTCGTATACCCGTCTCGGATCGTACTTGCTTTCCAGCGAACTCTCGGCGGATCCCCTCGGCAAGGTCCACCGGGGCCTGACCCTGAACGGCAGCGCCTTCGGCAAGCACGTGCTCATCCGGACCTTCCCGGACGAGGTGGCCGAAGCGGGCTTCTCCGCCAAGGTCCCCGAGGCCCAGCGCGTCGCGGGCCTCCTCGCCGGGACCCGCGGCCTCGGCACCGGCCACCACGTCGAGGCCGGGCGCGCCCCCCACGCCGTCTGCGACTACATCCCCGGGCGCAGCCTGGCCCAGGTGATCCGGAAGACCCGCGAGGAGCAGATCCCGCTCGGGGTCGACCACGCCCTGTCCGTCATCCAGGGCATGGCCCAGGCCCTCCTGGCCCTGGACGCCAAGGGTCTCCACCACGGCCTCCTCACCCCGCACAGCGTCTGGGTGAGCTACGAGGGCGCCACACAGATCATCGACACGCCGGGCGCCGCCGCCCTGGCCGCGGTCCTGCCCAAGGCGCGCCAGCTGGAGCAGACCCTCTCGCCCTACCGGCTCCCGGGGGCCTCCCCGCTCCACCAGGACCTCTACGCCCTCGGCGCCGTGCTCTTCGAGCTCCTGACCCTCGAGGCCCCTCCGGCCCGGGACGCCGCGGCCGCCGCCATCTCCCGCGCGACCCTCAAGGCCGCCCAGGAGGACGGCCCCATCCCCGGCGAGATCGCGGGCCTCCTGCGCAGGCTCCTGGCCGAGACCCAGGGCTTCTCCAGCCTCGGCGAGTTCAACAAGGAGCTGGAGCGCGTCCTCTACGACGGCGACCACAGCCCCACGACGTTCAACATGGCCTTCTACATGCATACGCTCTTCCGCGAGGAGAGCGAGCAGGACGTCCAGGCCATCAAGGCCGACCAGGCCGCGGACTTCACCCCCTTCCTGCCCTCCGACGCCTCGGCCCACAACGTCCTCGTGGCCCCCGACGGCACCAGCCGCGCGAAGTTCTTCATCTGGGGCGGCGTCGCCCTCGCCCTCCTCTTCGGGGTGATGGGCTACAACTACCTCCGGAGCACCCGGATGAACGAGGACCTGCAGCGGCAGCTGGCCGAACTGCAGCAGAAGAACGCCGCCAACGACAACCGCCTCCAGGACCTGGCCAAGCAGGAGGAGGCCCAGAAGGCCCTGCAGGACCAGCTCGCGAAGAAGGCCTCCGAGGCCAAGACCGCCGAGGAGCGCGCCCGCGCCAAGAAGGACCTGGAGGAGGCCAAGGCCAAGGCCGAGGAACTGAACCGCCAGAAGGAGGAGGCCCTGCGCAAGCGGCAGGAGATCGCCAAGGAGACCACGGCCATCGCCCAGGCCGCCGCGCCCGCGGCCCAGCCGCCCCAGCCCGCCCCCGTGCAGGCCCCCGCCCCCGCCCCCAAGGTCGAGCCGGCCCCCGCCCCCGTGGCCCAGGCGCCCGCGGCCCAGGATGTGGTGGAGACGGCGGCCCAGATCGTGAACCGCACCGTGCCCGCCGCGCCGCGCATCAACAAGAGCTTCCTGCCCACGGCCCTGCGCGAGCAGGAGATCCGCGTGCAGCTCAAGGTGATGGTGGACGCCGGCGGCCGCCCCGCGCGCGTCGTGATCGTGAAGGGCGTCGACGGCCCCTTCGGCTACAACGACGCCGCCCAGCACGCCGCCCTCAACTCCACCTACAGCCCCGCCACCCGCAACGGCAAGCCCACCACCGGCTGGCTGACCCTGGAATACAACTTCGGGCGGCCCCGCTGATCCGACGGTGACGTCTTGGCGGCGGCAGGTTCCTGTCCCTCCCTTCCGCCCTGGTCCGTCGATGCCGGCGCAGCCGGCAAGGTGGAACCCCGCTTCCCAGGCCCCTGAACCGGCACCGGCCCTGAATGCGCCAGCATTCAGGGTCCGGTCATGCGTTTGCCGAGGCGGACTGGAGGGACACGGACCTGCAGGCGCCCGGAAGCCTCAGTCGTGGAGGCGGATCGGCTCGTCGTCGTCCTCGTCGACGATGCGGATGTTGGGGCCCGATTCCAGCAGGACGGCGTCCTCGAACATGTTGTGGAGCTTGGGCGCGTAGCGCTCGGCCTCCAGGAGGCGCGGATCCTCGTCCAGCGCCAGTTCCAGGCGCTCCAGCCCCAGGACCTCGGCGGGTTCCCGGCCCAGGATGGCGGCCAGCAGCTTCCGCGGGTTCAGGGCCTGGCCCTGGCGGATGGCGG
Encoded here:
- a CDS encoding ComEC/Rec2 family competence protein; the encoded protein is MPWILPGLDSDTMLDRESLWRRWSGAGLWGPAWALAAACSVPWLLPEAWSGEVVPGLQVLGWAAVLATAPFALRRRGNGVALAAALAWGVLGALAGEARREAALPEGFQEVRGRVATPWTLRGRSLRAEVAGTGPLEGLRVGVSVPARSAPPPGPGTPVVFRGALERVAPAPAFLAERPLWRARDAGPARFVRLASGACLAPLGPPRPGPLLRLRAWVRSRFEALPLRGPGRDLWGAMALAIPPASPEAFTPFAESGTVHVLVVSGLHLTLVMGAAEALWRRLRGPGGAWAAAGAGLAYALATGFSAPVWRGLLMGFAWAAGRATGWKAPPVLALHGALAAWILIRPASGCDPGFLLSWGALAGLLWAREPVAGLLGPLAGRWADPAAALLAPWLSTLPLLAVLHGGAPLGGPLANLLVLPLVSCLVPACLLLTLAPAPGLVEALGAVLGWLGGTLVPAFARITPLATGWLPPWLALGAGWLLLGQAASAFRRTRALAAALVLGSLLLLARGGTGAPPATFSLEAIDVGQGDAILVRAPGGEATLVDAGPDPWAARRIVRVLSRRGVREPVHLVLTHPHLDHAGGWMTLARLWPLASVARPAMAAPPWAPFQPPGTDPRSLARGAAWTRGAAAFSVRWPPGPLRLPDVNMNSLVLRIRWGAHETWLMGDALALQEADLLDLGDPGPGPPHRLLKAGHHGSRSATGRAWAEALGAPVVLVTAGRGNRFGHPHAATLDTLAGAQVFVTGDSLGVRAEAVPGGWLVSTGRGWEGRLTGWAARPDAAASGLGPPGGDRREGTAFPTP
- a CDS encoding energy transducer TonB; translated protein: MLSSELSADPLGKVHRGLTLNGSAFGKHVLIRTFPDEVAEAGFSAKVPEAQRVAGLLAGTRGLGTGHHVEAGRAPHAVCDYIPGRSLAQVIRKTREEQIPLGVDHALSVIQGMAQALLALDAKGLHHGLLTPHSVWVSYEGATQIIDTPGAAALAAVLPKARQLEQTLSPYRLPGASPLHQDLYALGAVLFELLTLEAPPARDAAAAAISRATLKAAQEDGPIPGEIAGLLRRLLAETQGFSSLGEFNKELERVLYDGDHSPTTFNMAFYMHTLFREESEQDVQAIKADQAADFTPFLPSDASAHNVLVAPDGTSRAKFFIWGGVALALLFGVMGYNYLRSTRMNEDLQRQLAELQQKNAANDNRLQDLAKQEEAQKALQDQLAKKASEAKTAEERARAKKDLEEAKAKAEELNRQKEEALRKRQEIAKETTAIAQAAAPAAQPPQPAPVQAPAPAPKVEPAPAPVAQAPAAQDVVETAAQIVNRTVPAAPRINKSFLPTALREQEIRVQLKVMVDAGGRPARVVIVKGVDGPFGYNDAAQHAALNSTYSPATRNGKPTTGWLTLEYNFGRPR